The Microbacterium horticulturae region GATGACGACGACGTCGACATCGGCGGTGAGCACGAGGATCCGCACGGCGGCGGCCACGCCGGCCATCAGCCCGCTGCGCAGCTCGACCGCACGGGCGTCGCCCGCGTCCGCGGCATCCAGCATGTCCACCACGGGAAGGGGTGAAGGCCTGCCCCATCGACGCGCGATCGCCGCGCCGCCCGACAGCGCCTCAACGCAGCCGCGCTGTCCGCATGTGCACGCCGGCCCTCGCGGGTCGACGGCGATGTGCCCCACCTCGCCGGCGGTGCCGTGCGCGCCGCGCCACAGAACGCCGTCGCTGACGATCCCCGCGGCGATGCCGGTGCCCAGGTTCAGGTAGGCCATCGTGCCGCCGGCCGCGCCGCGCAGGGCATCGGCCCCCAGGGCAGCCGCCTTCACGTCGTTCTCCACGCCCACGGGCACGCCCAGTCGAGGGCCGACCGCGGCCGCCAGGTCGAAGTCGGCGATGCCCAGGTTCACCGCGTGCAGAACGTGGGTCGATCCCGGATGCACCTGCCCCGGCATCCCGACCCCGACCGAGGTGATCGCACCGCGGTCCACGCCCGTCGCCACCAGTGCGTCGACCGCATCCAGCACGGTGCGCGCGACGCCGTCGGGTCCCCACCCGGTGGCCAGGCGGACCCGCCCGGCCAGCGTGCCGTGCGCGTCGACCGCGACCGCGTCGGTCTTGGTGCCGCCGATGTCCAACCCGAGTCTCATCGGCCGTCCTCCCCATGGGAGGCGGCTGTCGTCCTGCCGCACATCAGCCCTTGACCGCCCCTGCCGACATGCCCGTCACCAGATGCCGCTGGATGATCAGGAACAGCACGACCACCGGCAGCGAGAACAGCACCGACGCCGCCATCTGACCGCCGTAGTCGACGGGCTGGTTGGGGATCGCGAAACCCGCGAGCCACACCGGCAGCGTGTACATCGTGGTGTCCTTCATGAACGTGAACGCGAGGATGTACTCGTTCCACGCCGTGATGAACCCGAAGATGCTCGTGGAGATGAGGCCCGGCACCACGAGCGGGAACAGGATCCGCCACAGAATGCTCCAGGTGCCGGCCCCGTCCACCATCGCCGCCTCCTCGACCTCGACCGGGATCGAGACGAAGAAGCCGCGCAATGACCAGATGGAGAACGGCAGCACCGCGGCGACATACGCCAGGATCAGGCCGATGTATTTGTTGAGCAGACCCAGGTCGTTGAAGATAAGGAACTGCGGAATCAGCAGCGCCGCACCCGGGAGCATCTGCACCGCGAGGATCATCACCATGATCGTGCGGCGCCCCTTGAACCGGAACCGGCTGAGGGCCGCGGACGCGAACAGGGCGATCAGCAGGGCGAAGACGATGGCGGTGAACACGACCACGACGCTGTTGCGCAGGTTCAGCAGGAAGTCCGTCTTCGACACCGCGTTGACGAAGTTCACCATGGTGGGGTGCAGCGGGATGAACTGCGGATCGGGGGTCATGACGTCCGCCCGCGGCTTGAACGACGTGATCACCATCCAGTAGACCGGGAAGATCCAGATGACGGAGAACACGAGCGCCACGATCGTGGCACCGGTGCGGCGTCGGGGGCGGGAGCGGCGCCCGACCGGGGCGGTCCCTGAGGGGGTGACGACGGCTTGCGTCTCGCTGACGGTGGCGCTCACAGGTCTTCTCCCGAACGAAGCAGGCTCCGGATGTAGAAGCCGCTGATGATCATGAGCATGACGGTCGTCACGACCGCGATCGCCGCGCCGCTGCCGACCTTGAACTGGTTGAACGCGACCAGGTACGACCAGATGCCGAGGGTCGCGGTGCCGTTGTCGGGACCGCCCTGCGTCGTCAGCCAGATCTGGTTGAACACGTTGAAGTCCCAGATGATCGACAGGACCGCGATCAGCAGGATCGTCGGCTTCAGTGCGTTCAGGATGACGGAGAAGTAGATGCGCCACTCACCGGCACCGTCGATGCGGGCCGCTTCGATGAGCGAGCCGTCGACCTGGGTCTGGGCGGCGTAGGTGGTGAGCGCGATGAACGGCACGGCCTGCCAGACCACCAGCATCCAGATGTTGATCAGTGCCAGCGGAGTGCTGTTCCACCACGAGAGGTCGGTCTGGTCGCCGAAGATGCGCAGCTGCGTGATCATCCAGTTGATCACGCCGTAGCCGGGCTGGAAGAGCCAGCCCCACACTTGGGCGGATGCCACGTTCGGCATGCCCCACGCGAAGATGAGGACGATCGTCACGACGTACCGCATCACCGTGCCCAGCTTGGTCATGAGGTGCGAGACGCCGATGCCGATCACGAGGCTGCCGAGGACCATGGCCGCCGTGAACAGCAGCGTGAGAATCGTCGAGTGCCAGAACTGGCTGTCGGTGAAGATGTCGATGTACTGCTGGAACCCGACGCCGTTGTACTCGCCCGTGAACAGCGTGCGCCGATCGTAGTCGGTGAACGAGGTGTAGACGAGGAACACGATCGGCGCCACGATGAGCGCGAGGATCACGATCCCGGCGGGCGAGAGCAGCCACAGCGGGGCGAATCGCGACTGCTTGGTGTATTGGCGAGGGGGCCGTGGCCGCCGCCCGCGCGGGGCGGCGGCCACTCCCTCACCTGCGACGATGGTCGCGGGAGAGGTGCTCATTGCTTCTTTTCGTCGAAGGCGGACGGGTTACTACTGGTTCAGCGTGGAGTTGACGGTGTCATCCCACGACGTCGCCGCGTCGGCAGGCGACTTGGCGCCCGAGGCGACCGACTGGAAGAACTGCTTCATGCCGGGGTCCTCCAGAGTGGCCCAGTTGCCCGAGGCAGGGGTCGCCTTCGAGTTCTCGGCAGCCTGGAAGAACGCGGTCTGCTGCTCGGTCAGGGTGCCCCCGTCGAGCGCAGCCTTGCGCGCCTCGTCGCTGTTCGGGATCCAGCCGTCCTTGACGACGTTGGTCTTCTGGATCTCGGGGCTGGCCGCGATCTTCACCCAGTAGCGTGCGAGCTCCTGCTGCTGGCTCTTGACGGCGATGCCCCAGTCGGAGCCCGCCAGCATGACCGGCTGCGTCTTGCCCGACGCGCCCGGCATCGCGAAGGTACCCAGATCATCGGTCGTGATCTTCGGGTTCGCCTTGGAGATCGCGCCGATCTCCCAGTTGTTGCCGATGATCGCGCTGGTCTTGCCGTCGGCGAACACCTGGTCCTGGTCGGGCTTGTCGGTGTTCAGCGTCTGGCTGGCCTTCGACGAGTAGGTGTTCTGGAAGGTCTTCCACTCGCTCAGGCCCGACTGCGCCTCAGAGCTGGAGAAGCCCGAGACCCATTTGCCGTCCTTCTGCGTGGCGATGTCTCCACCGGCATCCCAGATCCACTGCATGCCGGCGTACCAGTACTGCCCCGGCAGGTAGAACGACGAGAAGTCGCTCGCCGGGTTCTTGGCCTTGACCTTGTCGAGGTCGGCCTTGAGCTCGTCGTACGAGGTCGGCGCCGCGGTCACGCCCGCATCGGACCAGGTCTTCTTGTTGTAGATGACCGTGCGGGTCGCGCCGAACGACGGGACGGCGTACAGCTTGCCGTCGACCATGGCCGGGTCGACGAGGCCGCCGAGCCAGGTCTGGCCCTGCGCGAAGGCGTCCTTGTACGCGGTCAGGTCTGCCAAGCCGCCGCTGGCCGCGAACGTCGAGACCTGCGTGTTGCCGATGTCGATGACGTCGGGCGGCGTGTCGGTGGCGAGGGCCGTCGTGATCTTGGTCGCGATGTCCTTCCACTGCTGCGTCTCGACCTTGACCTTCGCGCCGGTGTCGGCCTCGAACTTCTTGTTGATGGCCGCGAGCGTGTCGTCCGACAGGTCGCCGGTCATCGACCAGACGGTGAGGGTCTTGCCCGCGCCGTCGGGCGCCGCGATCGTGCCGGCCTTCGAGGTGTCGTCGCCACCGGCGTTGTTGTTTCCGTTGCCGCCGCTCGAGCACGCGCTGAGCGCGAGCGCGGCAGCGATGCCGGCGGCTCCGACCGCGACGATGCGTGATGTGCGCATTCTGTCTCCTTGTTTCTCTGCTTCTCTTGGTGAGGGTGGGAAGGTCGGGTGACCTACCCGGGGGAATGATGGGATGCCGGTGGCGCTGTTGCTACGACACCCCGAGTTGTGCGGACAAGACCATGACCGCGGCGCCGCGCAGGACGATGTCTTCGCCCTGTGCGGTCATGCGCACCCGGATGCCCTCGTGGATCTTCGCGAGGGTCCGGGTCCGTAACGTCTCGGCGGTGGCCGCGGCGAACGGCCCGTCGAGGAGATCTGCGGGGCCGGAGAGGATGACCTCCGACAGGTCGAGCGCGCCCACAACGGGCGCCAGGGCGATGCCGAGCCGCTCTCCGGCGTCGCGCAGGACGTCGTCGTGCGGCGCCGCGGCTTCGGCCAGTCGCGTGGTGAGCGAGGGCACCGAGATCCAGGCCTCGAGACAGCCGACCTTGCCGCAGGAGCATTTCGGCCCGCCGTCGGTCGCGACCGTGACGTGCCCGATCTCACCGGCGGCGAAGCGGCTGCCGATCATCGGGCGTCCGCCCGAGAGCAGACCCGAGCCGACGCCGCGGCCCACCTTGACGAGCATGACGTCGTCGCGCGCGCCGCCGAACGTGTATTCGGCGAGGACAGCCGCGTTGGCGTCGTTGGCGACCACGACGGGCACGTGCAGCACGTCGCGCAGCGCTCCCTCGAGGTCGAAGCCGTCCAGCCCGAGGTTGGGTGCGGTCACGACCACACCGGCGTCGTCGACGACACCGGGGGTGCCCACTCCGACGCCCAGGACAGGAGCATGGCAGTCGTCGACGAGCTCGTGGGCGAAGGCCAGGATCGTTCCGACCACATCGCCGTCGGCGCCGGGATGCGGGATCTCACGACGGACCACGATCGTGCCGTCGAGGGTGAGCACTCCCCCGACGAACGACGAGGTGCCCGACAGGTCGAGGCCGACGATGCGGTGCCCCTCATGATCGAGATCGACGAGGATCGCCGGCTTGCCCGGCCGTGAGATCTCGCGCACGCCCCTCTCGGCGACGAAGCCGTCGGCGATGAGCTCTGCGACCAGGTCGGATATCGTCACGCGGGTCAGTCCGGTCTCACGCGAGAGATCAGCGCGGCTCATAGCGCCGTCGTGGAACAGGGTCTGCAGAACAAGCGAACGGTTGTGGGCGCGGGCGTGCTCGGGAAGCACCTTGGCGCCGTGACGCGAGTGTCGCACGGCGGTCTTCGATGACGGTTCCGCTCCCGCGCCTGAAGAGGCGGAGGGGCCGCGCTGCACTCCCGTGGTGGACATGTTTGTTAGTACACCTTACGAACACGGGATCCGCAACCCCGCCGCGCAATATTGCATAGCAACTTTACAAAAACGTTACCGATTCTTGATCGGCCCCACACCTGTTCCTCAGGCCGCGGCCCCCTTGTCGATCGCCCGCGTCGATTAGCATGGTGACCGGGGGAACATCACCGGGGGTGGAGTCCGTGGCAGATCAGTCACAGAAATCGGGTGCCGACGGCACGTCATCGCAGTCCGTCGCATGGGCGCCGGCGCCGCCGCACAAGCGCAAGCGCCATCTGGGCCTGTGGATCGGCACGCCGATCGGCGTCGCGCTTGCGGGCGTGGTCGCAGCATCCCTCATCCTCATCGCCCCCGGCACAGCGGTGGCCGGCGTCCAGATCGGCGGGATGACGCCCGGCAGCGCCGCGGCGGCCATCCAGAAGGAGCTCGAGAACACGACCGTCGAGCTGTCCGGCGACGGCATCGACGCGACGCTGACCGGCGCGCAGCTCGGTGCGACCGTCGATGCGAGCTCGCTCGCCTCGGCCGCGTACAGCGAGCACCCGATGTGGAAGATCGGGTCGTGGTACTCCGAGACGAAGCAGGCCCGCGTCACGCTTGACCACGACACCGCCGAGGCCGCGCTGCGCAAGGCGGCGCCGGCGCTGTTCGAAGACCCGGTCGATGCCGCCGTCGCCTACGACGCCGACAGCGAGAAGTACGTCGTCACCGATGCAGAGAAGGGCACCGGCATCGACCTCGACGCCGTCGCCTCCGCGCTGCAGACCGCCTTCGACGCCGGTCAGACCCGCGCCTCGGTCGAGGCCACGACCATCGCCACCGACCCGGCGATCTCCACCGAGACGGCCAAGACCACGGCGCGCACCCTGAACAAGGTGCTCGACACGGCCGGGTTCTACGTCGGCAAGGAGCGCACGGTGCCCGTGGACCGCAAGGTCGCGGCATCCTGGCTCACCGTCACGCCGCGTGACGGATCGTTCGACGTCACCGCCGATGCGTCGGCCATCGACAAGGTCGTCTCCACGCTCGCGAAGAAGGTCGACCGCGCCCCGCAGAACGGCACCGTGATCACGAACAGCTCGGGCACGGTGCTGGCCACCGAGAAGGAGACGCTCGACGGGCGCACGCTCGGCGACACCAGCGGCATCGCGGCGGCGTTCGCGACGCAGCTCGCCTCGGGCGATGGCACGTACGAGCTGAAGGTCTCGGTCGACAAGGCATCCACCACGAAGATCTCGCGCTACGCGGTCGTCGACCTGAGCGAGCAGCGCGCCTACTTCTACCAGAACGGCAAGCTGTGGAACAGCTACCTCGTCTCCACGGGGCGTGCCGGTCACGCGACGCCGACGGGTCACTTCGCCGTCTTCGCTCACGTCGGCATGCAAGACATGGGCTGTGTCGACGGATACGACTACTGCACGAAGAACGTGCCGTGGGTGACGTACTTCGCGCCCGACATCGCGTTCCACGGCACGTACTGGCACAACAACTTCGGGCACGTGATGAGCCACGGCTGCGTGAACATGCCGATCAGCATCGCCAAGACCGTCTACGACTGGGCCCCCGACGGCATGGAGGTCACGGTCCAGCCGTAGTCTGAGGCGAACTCGCCGGAGGACGACGAGAGGGGTGGATGCCGCAGCATCCACCCCTCTCGTCTGTCCGGCGTCAGGCCAGGCCGTCGATGATGGCGTTCAGCGTCGGAGACGGGCGCATCGCCTTCACGACCAGCTCGCCGTCGGGACGGTAGTAGCCGCCCAGATCGACGGCCTCACCCTGCACGGCCAGCAGCTCGTCGACGATCTTCTGCTCGTCGGCCGCCAGCGCCTCGGCGACCGGAGCGAAGGCCGCCGCCAGCTCGGCGTCGTCGGACTGCGCCGCCAGCTCCTGCGCCCAGTACAGCGCGAGGTAGTAGTGGCTGCCGCGGTTGTCGATAGTGCCCAGCTTGCGCCCCGGCGACTTGTCGTTCTCGAGGAACGTCCCGGTGGCGCGGTCGAGCGTGTCGGCCAGCACCTGGGCCTTCGCGTTGCCGGTGACGGTCGCGTAGTGCTCGAGCGACGCGGCCAGCGCGAAGAACTCGCCCAGCGAGTCCCAGCGCAGGTAGTCCTCGCTGAGCAGCTGCTGAACGTGCTTGGGGGCTGAGCCGCCGGCGCCGGTCTCGAACAGGCCACCGCCGGCCAGCAGCGGGACGATCGAGAGCATCTTGGCGCTCGTGCCGACCTCGATGATCGGGAAGAGGTCGGTGAGGTAGTCTCGCAGCACGTTGCCGCTGACCGAGATGGTGTCCAGCCCCTGGCGCATGCGCGCGAGCGAATAGCGGCACGCCTCGGCCGGGGGCAGGATCGAGATCTGCACGCCCTGCGTTTCGATCGTGGCCAGCGCCTGGTAGACCTTGGCGATGATCTGCGCGTCGTGGGCGCGGTTGACATCGAGCCAGAACACCGCGGGCGTTCCGGTCGCGCGAGCCCGGGTGACGGCGAGGTGCACCCAGTCGACCACCGGCACGTACTTGGTCTGCGTCGCGCGCCAGATGTCGCCCG contains the following coding sequences:
- a CDS encoding ROK family protein, whose product is MRLGLDIGGTKTDAVAVDAHGTLAGRVRLATGWGPDGVARTVLDAVDALVATGVDRGAITSVGVGMPGQVHPGSTHVLHAVNLGIADFDLAAAVGPRLGVPVGVENDVKAAALGADALRGAAGGTMAYLNLGTGIAAGIVSDGVLWRGAHGTAGEVGHIAVDPRGPACTCGQRGCVEALSGGAAIARRWGRPSPLPVVDMLDAADAGDARAVELRSGLMAGVAAAVRILVLTADVDVVVIGGGLSGLGDRLLGGVAAELEASAAASDFMRSLGLVRRIQLLPSGSPAAALGAALVGSTSAPETRETVKHG
- a CDS encoding carbohydrate ABC transporter permease, whose amino-acid sequence is MSATVSETQAVVTPSGTAPVGRRSRPRRRTGATIVALVFSVIWIFPVYWMVITSFKPRADVMTPDPQFIPLHPTMVNFVNAVSKTDFLLNLRNSVVVVFTAIVFALLIALFASAALSRFRFKGRRTIMVMILAVQMLPGAALLIPQFLIFNDLGLLNKYIGLILAYVAAVLPFSIWSLRGFFVSIPVEVEEAAMVDGAGTWSILWRILFPLVVPGLISTSIFGFITAWNEYILAFTFMKDTTMYTLPVWLAGFAIPNQPVDYGGQMAASVLFSLPVVVLFLIIQRHLVTGMSAGAVKG
- a CDS encoding carbohydrate ABC transporter permease; protein product: MSTSPATIVAGEGVAAAPRGRRPRPPRQYTKQSRFAPLWLLSPAGIVILALIVAPIVFLVYTSFTDYDRRTLFTGEYNGVGFQQYIDIFTDSQFWHSTILTLLFTAAMVLGSLVIGIGVSHLMTKLGTVMRYVVTIVLIFAWGMPNVASAQVWGWLFQPGYGVINWMITQLRIFGDQTDLSWWNSTPLALINIWMLVVWQAVPFIALTTYAAQTQVDGSLIEAARIDGAGEWRIYFSVILNALKPTILLIAVLSIIWDFNVFNQIWLTTQGGPDNGTATLGIWSYLVAFNQFKVGSGAAIAVVTTVMLMIISGFYIRSLLRSGEDL
- a CDS encoding extracellular solute-binding protein, with translation MRTSRIVAVGAAGIAAALALSACSSGGNGNNNAGGDDTSKAGTIAAPDGAGKTLTVWSMTGDLSDDTLAAINKKFEADTGAKVKVETQQWKDIATKITTALATDTPPDVIDIGNTQVSTFAASGGLADLTAYKDAFAQGQTWLGGLVDPAMVDGKLYAVPSFGATRTVIYNKKTWSDAGVTAAPTSYDELKADLDKVKAKNPASDFSSFYLPGQYWYAGMQWIWDAGGDIATQKDGKWVSGFSSSEAQSGLSEWKTFQNTYSSKASQTLNTDKPDQDQVFADGKTSAIIGNNWEIGAISKANPKITTDDLGTFAMPGASGKTQPVMLAGSDWGIAVKSQQQELARYWVKIAASPEIQKTNVVKDGWIPNSDEARKAALDGGTLTEQQTAFFQAAENSKATPASGNWATLEDPGMKQFFQSVASGAKSPADAATSWDDTVNSTLNQ
- a CDS encoding ROK family transcriptional regulator; translated protein: MSTTGVQRGPSASSGAGAEPSSKTAVRHSRHGAKVLPEHARAHNRSLVLQTLFHDGAMSRADLSRETGLTRVTISDLVAELIADGFVAERGVREISRPGKPAILVDLDHEGHRIVGLDLSGTSSFVGGVLTLDGTIVVRREIPHPGADGDVVGTILAFAHELVDDCHAPVLGVGVGTPGVVDDAGVVVTAPNLGLDGFDLEGALRDVLHVPVVVANDANAAVLAEYTFGGARDDVMLVKVGRGVGSGLLSGGRPMIGSRFAAGEIGHVTVATDGGPKCSCGKVGCLEAWISVPSLTTRLAEAAAPHDDVLRDAGERLGIALAPVVGALDLSEVILSGPADLLDGPFAAATAETLRTRTLAKIHEGIRVRMTAQGEDIVLRGAAVMVLSAQLGVS
- a CDS encoding L,D-transpeptidase family protein; protein product: MADQSQKSGADGTSSQSVAWAPAPPHKRKRHLGLWIGTPIGVALAGVVAASLILIAPGTAVAGVQIGGMTPGSAAAAIQKELENTTVELSGDGIDATLTGAQLGATVDASSLASAAYSEHPMWKIGSWYSETKQARVTLDHDTAEAALRKAAPALFEDPVDAAVAYDADSEKYVVTDAEKGTGIDLDAVASALQTAFDAGQTRASVEATTIATDPAISTETAKTTARTLNKVLDTAGFYVGKERTVPVDRKVAASWLTVTPRDGSFDVTADASAIDKVVSTLAKKVDRAPQNGTVITNSSGTVLATEKETLDGRTLGDTSGIAAAFATQLASGDGTYELKVSVDKASTTKISRYAVVDLSEQRAYFYQNGKLWNSYLVSTGRAGHATPTGHFAVFAHVGMQDMGCVDGYDYCTKNVPWVTYFAPDIAFHGTYWHNNFGHVMSHGCVNMPISIAKTVYDWAPDGMEVTVQP